A stretch of Pangasianodon hypophthalmus isolate fPanHyp1 chromosome 9, fPanHyp1.pri, whole genome shotgun sequence DNA encodes these proteins:
- the LOC113530022 gene encoding soluble guanylate cyclase 88E isoform X2, protein MYGLLCESLHDFIKESYGDDVWKLVRERADVRLHSFVTHQVYSESVIPRIAKAASGVTGTPYNELMNSWGVYFLGFVGKYGYDRILKVLGRHVRDFVNGLDNLHEYLRFSYPKVQPPTFFCQEESATGVTLHYRSKRKGYLHYAMGQLRQMGKQFYDTDIHVEVLSEQLVGDYSHVTMRLNFDNSAYRYIQKEDEEEQEILPITSDFFFEVFPFNIVFRQDMVVHNVGSGLATVFPDLDGKKINDAFLLARPLVEFTWNMIISHPNNLFEIMSKEPVKRERNLHNRVQNSDYENANRSADVDVELMAFQSIIGDDYKDGNSANAMESWGDGSRCLKLKGQMRYMPEWESIIFLGTPVMESLSAMFKTGLYINDLSMHDSSRDLVLAGTQQSEELKRALIQEQKKSSKLEESMKMLDYEMKKTDDLLYRMIPKPVAKRLRKGEPAVNTCEVFPDVTILFSDVVGFTRICSHITPMQVVSMLNTMYTLFDTLSEKHRVFKVETIGDAYMVVAGAPEKTKYHAHNICDMALDMVRSIDHLKDPSNGNNIQIRVGIHSGMVVAGVVGHKMPRYGLHGDTVHTASAMESNGKEMHIQLSSATYEHLKGSHFIFERRGTITIKGNVEIETYWLKGKRDKDGNAQAACPQFEAQTISKAAISAAEPPIDEEELVFPSVTGEDEDDVKSIRSHRIKMETSGNSLEESMEEGRVEELSVSKDGGLQDPHIEMDSPDFDGRDSIMQSPEGSCDSRCSEKSTMCSIS, encoded by the exons ATGTACGGCCTGCTGTGTGAGAGTCTGCACGACTTCATTAAGGAGTCGTATGGGGACGACGTGTGGAAGCTGGTGAGGGAGAGGGCAGACGTCCGACTGCACTCCTTTGTCACACACCAG gtcTACAGTGAAAGTGTAATCCCACGCATAGCCAAAGCAGCGAGTGGTGTCACAGGCACTCCCTATAATGAGCTGATGAACTCCTGGGGCGTTTACTTTCTGGGCTTTGTAGGGAAGTATGGTTATGACCGCATTCTGAAG GTATTGGGTCGTCATGTGCGTGACTTTGTTAATGGTCTAGATAACCTGCATGAGTATCTGCGCTTCAGTTACCCTAAAGTGCAGCCACCCACCTTCTTCTGCCAGGAGGAGTCTGCTACCGGAGTCACACTGCACTACAG GAGCAAGCGAAAAGGCTACCTGCACTATGCTATGGGTCAGCTGAGGCAGATGGGGAAACAGTTCTACGACACAGACATCCATGTGGAGGTTCTTTCTGAGCAGCTGGTGGGAGATTATTCTCACGTCACTATGAG ATTGAACTTTGATAACTCTGCTTACCGCTACATCCAGaaagaggatgaagaagagCAGGAGATCCTGCCAATCACTAGTGACTTCTTCTTTGAGGTGTTTCCCTTCAATATTGTGTTCAGACAG GACATGGTGGTGCACAACGTTGGCTCTGGTTTGGCCACTGTCTTTCCTGATCTGGATGGGAAGAAGATTAACGATGCTTTCCTCCTGGCACGCCCCCTGGTGGAGTTCACCTGGAACATG ATCATTTCCCACCCTAACAACCTGTTTGAAATCATGTCTAAGGAGCCTGTGAAGAGGGAACGAAACCTTCATAATAGAGTCCAGA ACTCTGATTATGAGAACGCTAATCGCTCTGCTGATGTAGATGTGGAGCTCATGGCCTTCCAGTCCATCATCGGAGATGACTACAAAG atGGAAACAGTGCCAATGCCATGGAGAGCTGGGGTGATGGAAGCCGCTGCCTCAAACTGAAAGGCCAGATGAGATACATGCCTGAGTGGGAGTCCATCATCTTCCTGGGAACACCTGT AATGGAGAGCCTGAGTGCTATGTTTAAGACCGGGCTCTACATTAACGACCTGAGCATGCATGACTCCAGCAGAGACTTGGTGCTGGCAGGCACCCAGCAATCTGAAGAGCTCAAACGGGCTCTCATACAG GAGCAGAAGAAATCGAGCAAGCTGGAGGAAAGCATGAAGATGTTGGATTATGAGATGAAGAAGACAGACGACCTGCTGTACAGGATGATTCCCAAACCTGTGGCTAAGAGGCTGCGCAAGGGAGAGCCTGCAGTGAACACGTGTGAG GTGTTCCCGGATGTGACCATCCTGTTTAGCGATGTAGTGGGCTTCACACGCATCTGTAGCCACATCACTCCCATGCAGGTGGTGTCCATGCTCAACACCATGTACACACTGTTCGACACACTCAGTGAGAAACACAGAGTCTTCAAG GTTGAAACTATTGGAGATGCTTACATGGTCGTAGCAGGAGCTCCAGAGAAGACTAAGTACCACGCCCATAACATCTGTGACATGGCCTTGGACATGGTGCGCTCCATTGACCATCTCAAAGACCCATCTAACGGAAACAACATTCAGATCCGAGTGG GCATCCACTCTGGAATGGTTGTCGCTGGGGTCGTAGGTCACAAAATGCCTCGCTACGGTCTTCATGGTGATACGGTCCACACGGCGTCTGCCATGGAAAGCAATGGAAAG GAGATGCACATCCAGCTCAGCAGCGCCACCTATGAGCACTTGAAGGGCAGTCACTTTATCTTCGAGAGACGTGGAACAATAACAATTAAG GGTAATGTGGAGATCGAGACGTATTGGCTGAAGGGGAAGAGGGATAAAGACGGGAACGCGCAGGCTGCCTGCCCTCAGTTTGAGGCTCAAACCATCAGTAAGGCTGCCATCTCAGCCGCCGAGCCCCCTATTGATGAAGAAGAACTG GTGTTCCCGTCAGTAACAGGTGAGGATGAAGATGACGTGAAGTCGATCCGCTCTCACCGTATTAAAATGGAAACATCCGGCAACTCTCTGGAGGAGTCCATGGAAGAGGGCCGTGTGGAGGAGTTGTCTGTCAGCAAG GATGGTGGTCTCCAGGACCCTCACATCGAGATGGACTCTCCAGACTTTGATGGCCGGGACTCCATCATGCAGTCTCCGGAAGGTTCCTGTGACTCTCGCTGCTCAGAGAAAAGCACAATGTGTTCCATATCCTGA
- the LOC113530022 gene encoding soluble guanylate cyclase 88E isoform X1: protein MYGLLCESLHDFIKESYGDDVWKLVRERADVRLHSFVTHQVYSESVIPRIAKAASGVTGTPYNELMNSWGVYFLGFVGKYGYDRILKVLGRHVRDFVNGLDNLHEYLRFSYPKVQPPTFFCQEESATGVTLHYRSKRKGYLHYAMGQLRQMGKQFYDTDIHVEVLSEQLVGDYSHVTMRLNFDNSAYRYIQKEDEEEQEILPITSDFFFEVFPFNIVFRQDMVVHNVGSGLATVFPDLDGKKINDAFLLARPLVEFTWNMIISHPNNLFEIMSKEPVKRERNLHNRVQNSDYENANRSADVDVELMAFQSIIGDDYKDGNSANAMESWGDGSRCLKLKGQMRYMPEWESIIFLGTPVMESLSAMFKTGLYINDLSMHDSSRDLVLAGTQQSEELKRALIQEQKKSSKLEESMKMLDYEMKKTDDLLYRMIPKPVAKRLRKGEPAVNTCEVFPDVTILFSDVVGFTRICSHITPMQVVSMLNTMYTLFDTLSEKHRVFKVETIGDAYMVVAGAPEKTKYHAHNICDMALDMVRSIDHLKDPSNGNNIQIRVGIHSGMVVAGVVGHKMPRYGLHGDTVHTASAMESNGKEMHIQLSSATYEHLKGSHFIFERRGTITIKGNVEIETYWLKGKRDKDGNAQAACPQFEAQTISKAAISAAEPPIDEEELVFPSVTGEDEDDVKSIRSHRIKMETSGNSLEESMEEGRVEELSVSKVGDGGLQDPHIEMDSPDFDGRDSIMQSPEGSCDSRCSEKSTMCSIS, encoded by the exons ATGTACGGCCTGCTGTGTGAGAGTCTGCACGACTTCATTAAGGAGTCGTATGGGGACGACGTGTGGAAGCTGGTGAGGGAGAGGGCAGACGTCCGACTGCACTCCTTTGTCACACACCAG gtcTACAGTGAAAGTGTAATCCCACGCATAGCCAAAGCAGCGAGTGGTGTCACAGGCACTCCCTATAATGAGCTGATGAACTCCTGGGGCGTTTACTTTCTGGGCTTTGTAGGGAAGTATGGTTATGACCGCATTCTGAAG GTATTGGGTCGTCATGTGCGTGACTTTGTTAATGGTCTAGATAACCTGCATGAGTATCTGCGCTTCAGTTACCCTAAAGTGCAGCCACCCACCTTCTTCTGCCAGGAGGAGTCTGCTACCGGAGTCACACTGCACTACAG GAGCAAGCGAAAAGGCTACCTGCACTATGCTATGGGTCAGCTGAGGCAGATGGGGAAACAGTTCTACGACACAGACATCCATGTGGAGGTTCTTTCTGAGCAGCTGGTGGGAGATTATTCTCACGTCACTATGAG ATTGAACTTTGATAACTCTGCTTACCGCTACATCCAGaaagaggatgaagaagagCAGGAGATCCTGCCAATCACTAGTGACTTCTTCTTTGAGGTGTTTCCCTTCAATATTGTGTTCAGACAG GACATGGTGGTGCACAACGTTGGCTCTGGTTTGGCCACTGTCTTTCCTGATCTGGATGGGAAGAAGATTAACGATGCTTTCCTCCTGGCACGCCCCCTGGTGGAGTTCACCTGGAACATG ATCATTTCCCACCCTAACAACCTGTTTGAAATCATGTCTAAGGAGCCTGTGAAGAGGGAACGAAACCTTCATAATAGAGTCCAGA ACTCTGATTATGAGAACGCTAATCGCTCTGCTGATGTAGATGTGGAGCTCATGGCCTTCCAGTCCATCATCGGAGATGACTACAAAG atGGAAACAGTGCCAATGCCATGGAGAGCTGGGGTGATGGAAGCCGCTGCCTCAAACTGAAAGGCCAGATGAGATACATGCCTGAGTGGGAGTCCATCATCTTCCTGGGAACACCTGT AATGGAGAGCCTGAGTGCTATGTTTAAGACCGGGCTCTACATTAACGACCTGAGCATGCATGACTCCAGCAGAGACTTGGTGCTGGCAGGCACCCAGCAATCTGAAGAGCTCAAACGGGCTCTCATACAG GAGCAGAAGAAATCGAGCAAGCTGGAGGAAAGCATGAAGATGTTGGATTATGAGATGAAGAAGACAGACGACCTGCTGTACAGGATGATTCCCAAACCTGTGGCTAAGAGGCTGCGCAAGGGAGAGCCTGCAGTGAACACGTGTGAG GTGTTCCCGGATGTGACCATCCTGTTTAGCGATGTAGTGGGCTTCACACGCATCTGTAGCCACATCACTCCCATGCAGGTGGTGTCCATGCTCAACACCATGTACACACTGTTCGACACACTCAGTGAGAAACACAGAGTCTTCAAG GTTGAAACTATTGGAGATGCTTACATGGTCGTAGCAGGAGCTCCAGAGAAGACTAAGTACCACGCCCATAACATCTGTGACATGGCCTTGGACATGGTGCGCTCCATTGACCATCTCAAAGACCCATCTAACGGAAACAACATTCAGATCCGAGTGG GCATCCACTCTGGAATGGTTGTCGCTGGGGTCGTAGGTCACAAAATGCCTCGCTACGGTCTTCATGGTGATACGGTCCACACGGCGTCTGCCATGGAAAGCAATGGAAAG GAGATGCACATCCAGCTCAGCAGCGCCACCTATGAGCACTTGAAGGGCAGTCACTTTATCTTCGAGAGACGTGGAACAATAACAATTAAG GGTAATGTGGAGATCGAGACGTATTGGCTGAAGGGGAAGAGGGATAAAGACGGGAACGCGCAGGCTGCCTGCCCTCAGTTTGAGGCTCAAACCATCAGTAAGGCTGCCATCTCAGCCGCCGAGCCCCCTATTGATGAAGAAGAACTG GTGTTCCCGTCAGTAACAGGTGAGGATGAAGATGACGTGAAGTCGATCCGCTCTCACCGTATTAAAATGGAAACATCCGGCAACTCTCTGGAGGAGTCCATGGAAGAGGGCCGTGTGGAGGAGTTGTCTGTCAGCAAGGTTGGG GATGGTGGTCTCCAGGACCCTCACATCGAGATGGACTCTCCAGACTTTGATGGCCGGGACTCCATCATGCAGTCTCCGGAAGGTTCCTGTGACTCTCGCTGCTCAGAGAAAAGCACAATGTGTTCCATATCCTGA